TTCGTCGATCCTAATAGTGTTTGCATATAGTTTTCCTTGGTTAGCTTTGATCCCTGCTAAAATCCACTTAAGGAGGGACATACATCAAGCATAGACAGAAAAAACTATAAATCTGTGCCGACGGTAACAAAAATAAATGGCTTGAGAGCCAGGGGCGGTGTTAACTACGCACCGTTTTAACCAAAGACTGACACGCCCGCAGAAAGATGCCGACATCCACGCCAAGGGCGATATACTGAATGCCAGCATCAATCCACTGCTTGGCGGTTTCGGGAGTATCAGCAAAAGTACCTACGACTTTGCCGGCGTTACGGATCTCGCGGACTGCGGTCTGCATTAGGTCAATAACGCGGCGATCGCTCACCTGTCCTGGAATACCCAAAGACTGCGACAGGTCGTAAGGGCCGAGAAAGATAACATCAATGTTAGGTACGCTGGCAATTTCTTGGATGTTCTCAACGCCTCGTTTGCCTTCGACGTGAACGACAACGAGAGATTCCTCGTTCAATTTGTCTGAGATCTGCGTCCCGGCTGAAGTGTAAAGACCAGCGCGGGTGTAGAATGATAAACCACGAGAACCAAGGGGGCTGAACTTGGCACCGCGTACAACAGCTTCGGCGTCAGCCTTAGTTTCTATTTGAGGCACTTGTACGCCTGCGCTACCGATGTCAAGTGCGCGTTGGATTTGGGGTGCATCATTCTTACGGACGCGGACTATGGGTGCGAGACCCACGCAGTCAGCGGCGCGGCATAGGTCTTCTGCAACCAGTGGGTGTAGTGGGCCGTGTTCGAGGTCTATTACTGCGAAGTCAAATCCGGCGTGTCCGCAAATTTCTATAAAACCCGGATACGCACAGTTCATAAACAAACCGAGTACGACATCGCCTTGCTTGAGTTTTCTTTTGACTTGGTTTTCACGCATCGGCGGCTTGCTATTAAGATGTGTCAAACTTTGAGAATGGACTTGACTTATTCTAGGGGTTAAGTACGCGATCGCCCAAAGTATCCCATGCCCTTGATGATCCTTCTTGCTGATGACGATCCAGGAATTCGTGTGTTTATCAACGATTTCCTGGAGTTCGCTGGCTACTCAGTCATCACGGCTGAGGATGGCCAAGCCGCTTTAGACTTGCTGGAAACTTATAAGCCTCACTTGCTCATCACTGACATTATGATGCCTCGGATGGACGGGTATGAATTAGTGAGGCAGATTCGCAAACGAATAGTATTCCGAAAGTTGCCAGTGATTTTCCTAACAGAGCGGGCAAGTATTGAGGAGCGGATTACAGGCTACCAGTTGGGGTGCAATTTTTATCTACCCAAGCCCTTTGATATGCAGGAGCTGGGGGCGATGATTCGCAACCTATTGGAGCGATCGCTAATTGACGCGATCGCCGAGCCGCCTCCGACACTCTCGCCGCCAACCCCCCCGCCACTTCCAGTGCCAATCAACCTAACCCAGCGAGAACAGGAAG
The sequence above is a segment of the Microcoleus sp. FACHB-831 genome. Coding sequences within it:
- a CDS encoding response regulator transcription factor, whose product is MPLMILLADDDPGIRVFINDFLEFAGYSVITAEDGQAALDLLETYKPHLLITDIMMPRMDGYELVRQIRKRIVFRKLPVIFLTERASIEERITGYQLGCNFYLPKPFDMQELGAMIRNLLERSLIDAIAEPPPTLSPPTPPPLPVPINLTQREQEVLNLVTSGLSNAEIGQHLHLSPRTVEKHVSSLLKKTDTTKRAELLRFALKHHLVNF
- a CDS encoding HpcH/HpaI aldolase/citrate lyase family protein, with the protein product MRENQVKRKLKQGDVVLGLFMNCAYPGFIEICGHAGFDFAVIDLEHGPLHPLVAEDLCRAADCVGLAPIVRVRKNDAPQIQRALDIGSAGVQVPQIETKADAEAVVRGAKFSPLGSRGLSFYTRAGLYTSAGTQISDKLNEESLVVVHVEGKRGVENIQEIASVPNIDVIFLGPYDLSQSLGIPGQVSDRRVIDLMQTAVREIRNAGKVVGTFADTPETAKQWIDAGIQYIALGVDVGIFLRACQSLVKTVRS